One genomic region from Anabaena sp. PCC 7108 encodes:
- a CDS encoding GH116 family glycosyl hydrolase, which produces MTNHPQIPPCTWKRPIGLGWDKPYTVRYPSNIDDGPWHGMPLGGFGAGCIGRSSQGDFNLWHIDGGEHTFKNVPACQFSVFESGQAYALSTQPPEDDTLQSWQWYPPSPLSVDGVKSGTYHALYPRSWFVYENVLKTQLTCEQFSPIWANNYQETSYPVAVFLWKAHNPTNAPITISIMLTWENMVGWFTNTLKSPEVRVRDDGSPVYEYQPAWGKSQGNYNWLAEDDKYFGCVLGKVADNKTVQEGDGTWCIATAKNPQVEIFHHSRFNAVGNGEDVWQSFSNDGSLPNYIDENPADENTRLGAAIAVRFTLQPGENLEVSFVLSWDFPITEFAAGVNYYRRYTDFFGCNGENAWQIATTALQEYQNWRSLIQNWQQPILSRSDLPDWFKMALFNELYDLTSGGTLWSAASEIDPVGQFAVLECLDYRWYESLDVRLYGSFGLLMLFPELEKSVIHAFARAIPQSDDRTRIIGYYLTIKSESPNAVRKIAGATPHDLGAPNEHVWEKTNYTSYQDCNLWKDLGCDFVLQVYRDFLFTGANDIQFLADCWDAIVQTLDYVKTFDLDGDSIPENSGAPDQTFDDWRLQGVSAYCGGLWLAALESAIAISKILTNHRGTEDTEAQRFIYESWLSQSKPIYQEKLWNGEYYRLDSESGSDVVMADQLCGQFYARLLSLPDIVPSDRALSALTTIYEACFLNFQNGEFGAANGVLPNGLPENPNSTHPLEVWTGINFGLAAFLVQMDMKNEAMRLTEAVVRQIYDNGLQFRTPEAITANGTFRASTYLRAMAIWGIYLYL; this is translated from the coding sequence ATGACAAACCACCCCCAAATACCCCCCTGCACCTGGAAACGTCCCATTGGCTTAGGTTGGGACAAACCCTACACCGTCCGTTATCCTAGTAATATTGATGATGGACCCTGGCACGGAATGCCTCTCGGTGGCTTTGGTGCAGGTTGTATAGGACGTTCTTCACAAGGAGATTTTAACCTGTGGCACATTGACGGAGGAGAACATACTTTCAAAAACGTTCCTGCTTGTCAATTTAGTGTTTTTGAATCTGGACAAGCTTACGCATTATCTACCCAACCACCAGAAGATGATACACTACAATCTTGGCAATGGTATCCACCTTCTCCCCTCTCTGTTGATGGTGTGAAATCAGGTACATATCATGCACTTTATCCTCGCAGTTGGTTTGTTTATGAAAATGTCTTAAAAACTCAATTAACCTGTGAGCAATTTTCTCCAATTTGGGCAAATAATTATCAAGAAACTAGTTATCCTGTAGCAGTTTTCTTGTGGAAAGCGCACAACCCAACTAATGCACCAATTACTATTAGCATTATGCTAACTTGGGAAAATATGGTGGGTTGGTTTACTAATACTTTGAAATCTCCTGAAGTGCGAGTAAGAGATGATGGTAGTCCAGTTTATGAATATCAACCAGCTTGGGGAAAAAGTCAAGGAAATTATAATTGGTTAGCAGAAGATGATAAATATTTTGGTTGTGTTTTAGGTAAAGTTGCTGATAACAAAACTGTCCAAGAAGGAGACGGAACTTGGTGTATTGCAACTGCAAAAAATCCCCAAGTGGAAATATTTCATCATTCCCGTTTTAATGCTGTGGGTAATGGTGAAGATGTTTGGCAAAGTTTCTCTAACGATGGTTCTTTACCTAATTATATAGATGAAAATCCCGCAGATGAAAATACAAGATTAGGTGCGGCTATTGCGGTGCGTTTCACTTTGCAACCTGGAGAAAATTTAGAAGTTTCTTTTGTCCTCAGTTGGGATTTTCCGATTACAGAATTTGCAGCGGGAGTGAACTATTACCGCAGATATACAGACTTTTTTGGTTGTAATGGTGAGAATGCTTGGCAAATTGCGACTACTGCACTTCAAGAATATCAAAATTGGCGATCGCTTATCCAAAATTGGCAACAACCTATTCTCAGTCGTTCTGACTTACCCGACTGGTTCAAAATGGCGTTATTTAACGAACTCTACGACTTAACCAGCGGGGGAACTCTCTGGAGTGCCGCGTCAGAAATTGATCCTGTCGGCCAGTTCGCTGTGTTAGAATGTTTAGATTACCGTTGGTATGAAAGTCTCGATGTGCGGTTATACGGTTCTTTTGGACTGTTGATGTTATTTCCTGAATTGGAAAAATCGGTAATTCACGCTTTTGCCAGAGCAATTCCCCAAAGTGATGATAGAACTAGAATTATTGGTTATTATCTGACTATCAAATCCGAAAGTCCTAACGCGGTTCGCAAAATCGCCGGTGCGACTCCTCACGATTTAGGCGCACCCAATGAACACGTTTGGGAAAAAACCAATTACACTAGTTATCAAGATTGCAATCTCTGGAAAGATTTAGGTTGTGATTTTGTTTTGCAGGTATATCGAGATTTTCTGTTTACCGGTGCAAATGATATCCAGTTTTTAGCAGATTGTTGGGATGCAATTGTGCAAACTCTCGATTATGTGAAAACTTTTGATCTCGATGGTGACAGTATACCAGAAAATTCTGGCGCACCTGACCAAACTTTCGATGATTGGCGTTTGCAGGGTGTGAGTGCTTATTGTGGTGGTTTATGGTTAGCGGCTTTGGAAAGTGCGATCGCTATTTCTAAGATTTTAACGAACCACAGAGGCACAGAGGACACAGAGGCACAAAGATTTATTTATGAAAGTTGGTTGAGTCAATCAAAACCAATTTATCAGGAGAAGCTTTGGAATGGTGAGTATTACCGTTTGGATAGTGAAAGTGGTTCTGATGTGGTGATGGCTGATCAATTGTGTGGGCAATTTTACGCTCGTTTATTGAGTTTACCAGATATTGTTCCCAGCGATCGCGCATTATCTGCCTTAACAACTATATATGAGGCTTGTTTTCTCAACTTCCAAAATGGTGAATTTGGTGCTGCTAACGGAGTCCTTCCCAATGGTTTACCAGAAAATCCCAATTCTACCCACCCCTTAGAAGTTTGGACAGGAATCAATTTTGGTCTTGCAGCCTTCCTTGTGCAAATGGACATGAAAAATGAAGCCATGCGCTTAACTGAGGCTGTAGTTAGGCAAATATACGACAATGGTTTGCAATTTCGCACTCCAGAAGCAATCACCGCTAATGGTACTTTCCGCGCTAGTACCTATCTCCGCGCTATGGCTATTTGGGGAATTTATTTGTATTTATAG